A region from the Planctomycetia bacterium genome encodes:
- a CDS encoding ABC transporter permease: protein MGRVRLLPWEYGVRNLTRRPVRTALTLSALTIVVLLVFVVVSFIRGLESSLASSGHPQVVLVYSINAEENIENSTIAAQVPGLLTASLKGIRKQFDVPCVSPEMFLGTRVSTDNARTGMGLVRGVTSQAPQVRGQVQISEGGWPQAGEIMVGTLTAAKLGFDPETLKVGEYLTIEKQRWRIAGRFSAGGTALESEIWCRLEDFQQALKRQDLSLVAVMLDANVSPAEIDLFCKGRTDLELQAIGEVAYYDSLQRHYGPVRALAWLVVVLVASSGVFAGMNMMYGAVAGRVRELAALQAIGYRRIAIALSLFQESTLLATAASLIASAVALVFLNGMAVRFTMGAFTLRLDSFGLLIGMLTGLSLGICGAIPPALKALHAPVAQSLKAL from the coding sequence ATGGGACGGGTCCGCCTATTGCCGTGGGAATATGGCGTCCGCAACCTCACGCGGCGACCGGTTCGCACTGCGCTCACGCTCTCCGCCTTGACCATCGTGGTGTTGCTGGTGTTCGTCGTAGTCAGCTTTATTCGCGGTTTGGAGAGTTCACTGGCGTCAAGCGGGCATCCACAGGTCGTGCTCGTGTACTCGATCAACGCAGAAGAAAACATCGAAAACTCGACTATTGCTGCACAGGTTCCTGGTCTTCTGACGGCCAGTTTAAAGGGTATTCGCAAACAGTTCGACGTCCCATGCGTATCTCCGGAGATGTTTCTAGGAACGCGGGTTTCCACCGATAATGCGCGTACTGGAATGGGGTTGGTCCGTGGCGTCACATCGCAGGCGCCGCAGGTCCGGGGACAAGTGCAAATTAGCGAAGGGGGTTGGCCACAGGCCGGCGAGATCATGGTCGGAACTCTGACTGCCGCCAAACTTGGTTTTGATCCCGAGACGCTTAAGGTCGGCGAATACTTGACCATCGAAAAGCAGCGCTGGCGCATTGCCGGCCGCTTCTCGGCCGGAGGCACTGCGCTCGAATCGGAAATCTGGTGTCGCCTAGAAGATTTTCAACAGGCGCTGAAACGGCAGGACCTGAGCCTCGTGGCGGTCATGCTCGATGCCAACGTCTCCCCCGCCGAGATTGACCTCTTCTGCAAGGGGCGCACCGATCTGGAGCTACAGGCAATCGGCGAAGTCGCCTACTACGATTCGCTGCAACGGCACTACGGACCCGTGCGCGCCTTGGCCTGGCTCGTGGTGGTCCTGGTGGCGAGTTCCGGCGTGTTTGCGGGAATGAACATGATGTATGGAGCCGTCGCCGGCCGAGTGCGGGAGTTGGCCGCGTTGCAAGCGATCGGCTACCGACGGATCGCGATCGCCTTGAGCCTTTTCCAGGAAAGCACCCTCCTCGCAACCGCGGCATCGTTGATCGCAAGCGCCGTTGCTCTCGTGTTCTTGAATGGCATGGCGGTCCGATTCACGATGGGAGCGTTCACGTTGCGGCTCGATAGCTTCGGTTTGCTGATCGGCATGCTCACGGGTCTATCGCTCGGAATCTGCGGAGCAATCCCCCCCGCGCTGAAGGCGCTTCATGCGCCGGTGGCACAGAGTCTAAAGGCACTTTGA